In Corynebacterium aquatimens, one genomic interval encodes:
- the rpsO gene encoding 30S ribosomal protein S15: MAALTTEKKTEILKEYGLHETDTGSPEAQVALLTARINNLTEHLKYHKHDHHSRRGLLLLVGRRRGLLKYLRENNVERYRDLISRLGLRR, encoded by the coding sequence ATGGCTGCTTTGACCACTGAGAAGAAGACCGAGATCCTCAAGGAGTACGGCCTCCACGAGACTGACACCGGTTCCCCGGAGGCACAGGTTGCGCTGCTTACCGCGCGCATCAACAACCTGACCGAGCACCTGAAGTACCACAAGCACGATCACCACTCCCGTCGTGGTCTGCTTCTGCTCGTCGGTCGTCGCCGCGGTCTTTTGAAGTACCTGCGCGAGAACAACGTTGAGCGTTACCGTGACCTCATCTCTCGCCTGGGGCTGCGCCGCTAA
- a CDS encoding nucleoside hydrolase → MSAASHPTKMILDLDTGIDDALALAYALGSEEVELIGVTGTYGNVTVDTGVRNTLAILELFGRTDVPVFAGPDHARVKDSFEVLEISEFIHGHNGIGEAVLPDPQRAVEKTSAVDFLVDSVNTYGDDLVIVPTGPSTTIAAAIDSSEDFADNAHIVMMGGALTVPGNVSPWAEANVNQDPEATDLLFRRAKDVTMIGLDVTLQTLLTYEETAKWEALGTPQGDFLATATNYYIKAYDTTAPHLGGCGLHDPLAVGVAIDPTLVTTIPINMKVDTDGATRGRTIGDETRLNDGVKTARVAVGVDTARFLSEFMRRITDLAA, encoded by the coding sequence ATGTCTGCTGCATCGCATCCCACAAAAATGATCCTGGACCTTGACACTGGCATTGATGACGCGCTGGCTCTTGCCTACGCATTGGGCTCTGAGGAAGTAGAGCTCATCGGCGTGACCGGCACGTACGGCAACGTCACGGTGGACACCGGCGTGCGCAATACGCTGGCGATCCTGGAGCTGTTCGGCCGCACCGATGTTCCTGTCTTTGCTGGTCCAGACCACGCTCGTGTCAAGGACTCCTTCGAGGTTTTGGAAATCTCTGAGTTCATCCACGGCCACAACGGCATCGGCGAGGCAGTACTACCGGATCCGCAGCGTGCTGTGGAAAAGACGTCTGCTGTGGACTTCCTCGTGGACTCGGTGAACACGTACGGCGATGACCTGGTCATCGTACCGACCGGCCCGTCGACGACGATTGCCGCCGCTATTGATTCCAGCGAGGACTTCGCGGACAACGCCCACATCGTGATGATGGGCGGTGCGCTGACCGTGCCCGGTAACGTCAGCCCGTGGGCGGAGGCCAACGTCAACCAGGACCCGGAGGCCACCGACCTTTTGTTCCGCCGGGCCAAAGACGTCACCATGATCGGCCTCGACGTGACCTTGCAAACGCTGCTCACCTACGAAGAGACCGCCAAGTGGGAAGCGCTGGGCACGCCGCAAGGGGACTTCTTGGCCACCGCGACGAATTACTACATCAAGGCCTATGACACCACGGCACCGCACCTTGGCGGCTGCGGATTGCACGACCCTCTCGCGGTTGGCGTCGCAATCGACCCGACGCTGGTCACCACGATCCCGATCAACATGAAGGTAGATACAGACGGTGCCACCCGCGGCCGTACGATCGGTGATGAAACCCGCCTCAACGATGGTGTGAAAACCGCCCGCGTCGCCGTCGGCGTGGACACCGCCCGCTTCCTCAGCGAGTTCATGCGCCGCATTACGGACCTGGCGGCCTAA